The Salvia miltiorrhiza cultivar Shanhuang (shh) chromosome 1, IMPLAD_Smil_shh, whole genome shotgun sequence genome has a window encoding:
- the LOC131021403 gene encoding capsanthin/capsorubin synthase, chromoplastic-like, producing the protein MASLLNLTPSPLISTSNPCSFPAKTPTLHPIPYTHLRKNPQTAQSSKFDSFLDLEPKSKPESLNFDIPWFNQADRSRFDVIVIGAGPAGLRLAEQVARRGIKVCCLDPSPLTMWPNNYGVWVDEFESLGLEDCLDAKWPMTCVHIDDRKTKYLDRAYGRVNRKDLKLKLLSDCATHGVKFYKAKVWKVNHEEFESSISCDDGIELRASLIVDASGFASAFTEYDKPRNPGFQIAHGILAEVDEHPFDLDKMVLMDWRDSHLGNEPYLRASNERFPTFLYAMPFDSNLVFLEETSLVSRPVLSYAEVKRRMVARLRQLGIRVRAVVEDEKCLIPMGGPLPRIPQSVMAIGGNSGIVHPATGYTVAQTMALAPVLARAIAECLGSTRMIRGAPLYQRAWDGLWPVERRCVREYYNFGMETLLKLDLNGTRRFFDAFFELDPHYWHGFLSSRLSLGELVLLGLSLFRHASNPTKLDMVTKCPVPMAKMVGRLALEAI; encoded by the coding sequence atGGCGTCTCTGCTCAATCTCACCCCATCACCCCTGATCTCCACTTCAAACCCATGTTCATTCCCAGCCAAGACTCCAACTTTGCATCCAATCCCTTACACCCATCTCAGAAAAAATCCCCAAACAGCTCAAAGCAGCAAGTTCGACAGCTTTCTTGATTTGGAACCCAAATCAAAACCGGAGTCTTTGAATTTCGACATCCCCTGGTTCAACCAGGCCGACCGCTCCCGGTTCGACGTCATCGTCATCGGCGCGGGCCCGGCCGGTCTGCGGCTGGCCGAGCAAGTGGCCCGACGCGGCATCAAGGTATGCTGCCTCGACCCTTCCCCCCTTACCATGTGGCCCAACAACTACGGCGTGTGGGTTGATGAGTTTGAGAGCTTGGGATTAGAGGATTGTTTGGATGCTAAATGGCCCATGACTTGTGTTCATATAGATGATCGAAAAACCAAGTATTTGGACCGTGCTTATGGTAGAGTCAATAGGAAAGacttgaaattgaaattgttaTCTGATTGTGCAACACATGGTGTGAAATTTTATAAAGCTAAGGTTTGGAAGGTGAATCATGAGGAGTTTGAGTCCTCAATTTCTTGTGATGATGGCATTGAATTGAGGGCTAGTTTGATTGTTGATGCTAGTGGCTTTGCTAGTGCTTTCACCGAGTATGACAAGCCGAGGAATCCAGGCTTTCAGATTGCTCATGGCATTCTTGCTGAGGTCGATGAGCATCCCTTCGATTTGGACAAGATGGTGTTGATGGATTGGAGGGACTCTCATCTTGGAAACGAGCCATATCTACGTGCTAGCAATGAAAGATTCCCGACCTTCTTGTATGCGATGCCCTTTGATTCGAACCTGGTGTTTCTTGAGGAGACGTCGCTCGTGAGCAGACCGGTGCTGTCTTATGCAGAGGTGAAGAGGAGGATGGTGGCGAGGCTGAGGCAGCTGGGGATCAGGGTGAGAGCCGTGGTTGAGGATGAGAAGTGCTTGATCCCGATGGGGGGCCCCCTCCCGCGGATCCCCCAGAGTGTGATGGCGATTGGGGGGAATTCAGGGATCGTGCACCCTGCTACTGGCTACACGGTGGCTCAGACAATGGCGCTCGCCCCTGTGCTTGCGAGGGCCATTGCTGAGTGCCTTGGCTCGACCAGGATGATCCGGGGGGCTCCCCTTTATCAGAGGGCTTGGGATGGGTTGTGGCCTGTGGAGAGGAGGTGTGTGAGGGAGTACTACAATTTTGGCATGGAGACGTTGTTGAAGCTCGATTTAAACGGGACGAGGAGGTTCTTTGATGCCTTCTTTGAGCTTGATCCTCACTACTGGCATGGCTTCCTTTCCTCAAGACTCTCTCTTGGTGAGCTTGTTTTGCTGGGGTTGTCCCTCTTTAGGCATGCTTCAAATCCTACTAAGTTGGATATGGTTACAAAATGCCCTGTGCCCATGGCTAAAATGGTGGGGAGATTGGCCCTTGAAGCCATTTGA
- the LOC131006753 gene encoding extensin-like, with the protein MRFVSVFLNLIVAVFVILPGFVTATNPFCHLKWPNWKHYFNPLPPFHLPPYDNPPPPDTTAPPPPTPSYAPPPSPTYTPAIPTLPPPFPTYSPPPQSPPPTYSPPPTSPSPPPYTPHPHPPHHHHQPPKTPTYNPPSTPPPTPTYQSPPTPVYTPAPSVPQSPPPSPPPVYNPPPQSPPPTYSPLPPSPSPPPPYTPQPHPSHHHHHHHHIPKTPTYNPPSTPPKTPPQSPSPPTPTYQSPPTLPPPTPVYTPAPSVPQSPPPSTPTYQSPPPVYNPPPTTPTYQSPPSPVYTPTPSVPETPPSLPPTLPPPTPAPSTPTYQSPPPLPPVYNPPPPTPTYQSPPSPVYTPAPSVPETPPSLPPTLPPPTPDYNPSPSTPTCQPGLPIPSYGFPPSPPSP; encoded by the coding sequence ATGAGATTTGTGAGTGTTTTCTTGAATCTCATTGTTGCAGTCTTTGTGATCTTGCCTGGTTTTGTTACTGCAACAAATCCATTTTGCCATTTGAAATGGCCAAACTGGAAACACTACTTCAACCCACTGCCTCCATTTCACCTTCCACCATATGACAATCCACCACCGCCGGACACCACCGCGCCTCCTCCTCCTACTCCCAGCTATGCGCCACCGCCATCTCCGACATACACTCCGGCCATACCAACTCTTCCTCCGCCCTTCCCCACCTACTCTCCACCGCCACAAAGCCCGCCACCGACTTATAGCCCTCCTCCAACTAGTCCATCACCACCACCTTATACCCCTCACCCTCACCCtcctcaccaccaccaccaaccaCCCAAAACTCCAACCTACAACCCTCCCTCGACTCCACCACCAACGCCAACCTATCAGTCTCCCCCGACTCCGGTTTACACTCCTGCACCAAGTGTACCCCAAAGTCCACCACCATCACCTCCTCCGGTCTATAATCCACCACCACAAAGCCCTCCTCCGACGTATAGCCCTCTTCCACCTAGTCcgtcaccaccaccaccttatACACCTCAACCTCATCCttctcaccaccaccaccaccaccaccacataCCCAAAACTCCGACCTACAACCCTCCCTCGACTCCACCAAAAACCCCGCCTCAATCACCATCACCACCAACGCCAACCTATCAATCTCCCCCAACTCTTCCACCACCAACTCCGGTCTACACCCCTGCACCAAGTGTACCACAAAGTCCACCACCATCAACACCAACCTATCAATCTCCTCCACCGGTATATAACCCGCCACCAACAACGCCAACCTATCAATCTCCACCATCTCCGGTTTACACTCCCACACCAAGTGTACCAGAAACTCCACCATCACTTCCTCCGACTCTTCCACCACCGACTCCGGCACCATCAACGCCAACCTATCAATCTCCTCCACCTCTTCCACCGGTCTATAATCCACCACCCCCAACACCAACCTATCAATCTCCACCATCTCCGGTTTACACTCCGGCACCAAGTGTACCAGAAACTCCTCCATCACTTCCTCCAACTCTTCCACCACCAACTCCAGACTACAATCCATCACCATCAACACCTACTTGCCAACCCGGGCTGCCTATTCCGTCATATGGCTTTCCTCCATCGCCACCATCTCCATGA